From one Leptospira stimsonii genomic stretch:
- a CDS encoding HesA/MoeB/ThiF family protein: protein MLTPPEISRYSRNILLDEVKRGGQEKLKSSRVTVIGAGGLGSPVLFYLAAAGIGKIRILDSDIVDTTNLQRQILFKHSEIGSSKAETAKQRIQELNPFIEVESFPLRIQEENAENLLKDCDLILEGSDNFETKFLINDLSCKLKIPLLIAGILRFDGMILGIRPGIDPCYRCIYETLPPSDAIPSCSEAGVIGSMAGIIGSIQATEAVKFLLGLVNEESPGVFGSILQLEAKSMNFHKVSLLKRSDCKACSHI from the coding sequence TTGTTGACTCCTCCGGAAATCAGCCGTTATTCACGGAATATTCTCCTGGATGAGGTCAAACGCGGGGGCCAAGAAAAACTCAAGTCCTCCCGGGTAACTGTGATCGGGGCCGGGGGCTTGGGTTCTCCCGTTCTCTTTTATCTCGCCGCGGCCGGGATCGGAAAAATTCGAATTTTAGATTCGGATATTGTCGACACGACCAATCTTCAAAGACAAATTCTTTTCAAACATTCCGAGATCGGTTCTTCCAAAGCCGAAACCGCAAAACAAAGAATTCAAGAATTGAATCCTTTTATCGAAGTCGAATCTTTTCCTTTGCGTATTCAAGAGGAGAATGCGGAGAATCTCCTAAAAGATTGCGATCTCATTTTGGAAGGATCCGATAACTTCGAAACAAAGTTTTTGATAAACGACTTATCTTGTAAGTTGAAGATTCCGCTTCTCATCGCGGGAATTCTTCGTTTTGACGGGATGATTTTGGGAATCCGCCCCGGAATCGATCCTTGCTACCGTTGTATCTACGAAACCCTCCCTCCCTCTGATGCGATTCCGAGTTGTTCCGAAGCGGGTGTGATCGGAAGTATGGCTGGAATTATCGGAAGCATCCAAGCTACCGAGGCGGTCAAATTCTTATTGGGACTGGTAAACGAAGAATCACCCGGCGTTTTCGGATCGATTCTTCAATTGGAAGCCAAATCCATGAATTTCCACAAAGTTTCTCTTTTAAAACGATCCGATTGTAAGGCGTGTTCTCATATATGA
- a CDS encoding helix-hairpin-helix domain-containing protein has protein sequence MKKKEYSKSNVDYMEQSDILREFQTLPGVGKSIAMDFWNLGFRSLDEIKSKDPEKLYVQICDFHGGHVDRCMLYVFRCVHYALNTKQPNSEKLKWWNWKDSVKTQKLKR, from the coding sequence ATGAAGAAAAAAGAATATTCAAAATCCAACGTAGACTATATGGAGCAATCCGATATTCTAAGAGAATTTCAAACTCTTCCCGGGGTCGGTAAGTCGATCGCGATGGATTTTTGGAATCTAGGATTTCGAAGTCTGGATGAAATCAAATCGAAGGACCCGGAAAAACTCTACGTTCAAATCTGCGATTTTCACGGAGGACATGTGGATCGTTGTATGCTCTACGTCTTTCGTTGTGTCCACTACGCACTGAACACGAAACAACCGAATTCAGAAAAGCTAAAATGGTGGAATTGGAAAGATTCCGTCAAAACTCAAAAATTAAAACGATAG
- a CDS encoding transglycosylase domain-containing protein, whose translation MASGSEKLFSIFHSLKEGLQNLFLFSKAHWKQILRYGGIATIAVSSFLIGGSYVVWLTKKDEVVSNLDKFKNEVTNYYEISQIRPIRILDRNGKMIGEFSRRKFKPIRTDNLAEHGNIVWALLSSEDREFYNHHGINYTALIRALIINLTTFQKQGGSTLTQQLAKLTLDLGARNIFNKITEFYCTFYLESQFDKNTILAMYLNRIFLGEGNTGVEEASRYYFNKAAAELTPEEAAMLVGIIPAPSNYNPVRSLKTALRRQKMVLTPMAENTHLHPNPSRIGKNFSSLLESNLKKFKAIYKVEVTKDGEKEFYSSDIARYGFDKDFTVNLAPDFNYGIRQHILDTFSEIDIETRGMNVYTTLDYEKQDAAEKSLREGIESVRRKLLEIKASYQKKDNAEEARTQQSIIDNMNGSLISINPNNGYIEAMVGSYKISNIFRLNRAVSALRQPGSTIKALVYAIAFENRIITPSSKVVDEEINIRGYSPKNWYKGYKGEITARVAFAQSINTVAVKLLNEFGVGDFLEKVSMILDIDKAKLEKRFQPNLSLALGSGELSPMELALIYATIANGGKKVTPIQILRITDFEGSEMFSAPLKGPDEAIQILDPVACAETMNLLEAVLSEQGTMKLRLKEENSFPMGGKTGTVQSPKEARKKWGSRKGVRDAWFAGVNPDLVTTVWIGNDVGAPFEGSGSAISGNIWFRYVNYIASNIGFSDTLIKPFNGDFVKVDVCGDTGSLLHSSVPCAHPLYGQYYYIGEQPGPPSDVTNVTTETNTQENSPAIGDRKNAPPQPEDGDEDSVELELPEVKEIPPN comes from the coding sequence ATGGCATCCGGTAGCGAGAAACTATTTTCCATATTTCATTCCCTTAAGGAAGGTCTTCAAAACCTCTTCCTCTTTTCAAAAGCTCATTGGAAACAAATTCTAAGATACGGCGGAATCGCGACGATTGCTGTTTCGTCTTTTTTAATCGGCGGCTCTTACGTGGTCTGGCTTACGAAAAAAGACGAGGTAGTTTCCAATCTTGATAAATTTAAGAATGAAGTAACGAACTACTATGAGATAAGTCAGATTCGTCCGATTCGGATATTAGATCGAAACGGAAAAATGATCGGAGAATTTTCGAGAAGAAAGTTTAAGCCGATTCGAACCGATAATCTCGCCGAACACGGAAATATTGTCTGGGCCCTCCTCTCTTCCGAGGATCGTGAATTTTACAATCACCACGGAATCAACTACACGGCTTTAATCAGAGCGCTCATCATTAACTTGACGACATTTCAAAAACAGGGAGGTTCCACTCTTACTCAGCAACTTGCGAAACTCACTTTGGATCTTGGCGCACGAAACATCTTCAATAAGATTACGGAATTCTACTGTACCTTTTATCTGGAAAGTCAATTCGATAAGAATACGATTCTAGCGATGTATCTCAACCGAATCTTTTTGGGGGAAGGAAACACGGGAGTAGAAGAAGCGAGTCGTTACTATTTTAACAAGGCCGCCGCCGAGCTTACTCCGGAAGAAGCCGCCATGCTGGTAGGAATCATTCCTGCTCCTTCGAATTACAACCCTGTTCGAAGCCTCAAGACGGCGCTAAGAAGACAAAAGATGGTCTTAACTCCGATGGCGGAGAACACACATCTTCATCCAAATCCTTCCAGAATAGGAAAGAATTTTTCAAGTCTCTTAGAATCCAATCTCAAGAAGTTCAAAGCGATCTATAAAGTCGAAGTCACAAAAGACGGAGAAAAAGAATTTTATTCCTCCGATATCGCAAGATACGGATTCGATAAGGACTTTACGGTCAACCTCGCACCCGATTTTAATTACGGAATCCGTCAACATATCCTCGACACTTTTTCCGAAATCGATATTGAAACCAGAGGGATGAACGTCTACACGACTCTTGATTACGAAAAACAAGACGCGGCCGAAAAATCACTTCGTGAAGGAATCGAATCCGTCCGTAGGAAATTGCTCGAAATCAAAGCCTCTTATCAAAAGAAAGACAACGCAGAGGAAGCGAGAACACAACAATCCATTATCGACAACATGAACGGTTCTCTCATTTCGATCAATCCGAACAACGGTTATATTGAAGCGATGGTGGGTAGTTACAAAATTTCGAATATATTCCGCCTCAATCGTGCGGTCTCCGCCCTAAGACAACCGGGTTCTACGATCAAAGCTCTCGTTTATGCGATCGCTTTCGAAAATCGAATCATCACTCCTTCCTCCAAAGTTGTGGACGAGGAGATCAATATCAGAGGATACTCTCCGAAAAATTGGTATAAAGGTTATAAAGGAGAGATCACTGCGAGAGTTGCGTTCGCTCAATCCATCAATACGGTCGCAGTAAAATTGTTAAACGAATTCGGAGTTGGAGACTTCTTGGAAAAAGTCTCTATGATTCTGGATATCGATAAAGCGAAATTGGAAAAAAGATTCCAACCCAATCTTTCTCTCGCCCTCGGTTCCGGAGAATTGTCTCCGATGGAACTTGCTCTCATTTACGCGACCATCGCCAATGGCGGCAAAAAAGTGACTCCGATTCAAATTCTAAGAATCACGGATTTCGAAGGAAGCGAAATGTTTTCGGCTCCCCTCAAAGGTCCTGACGAAGCGATCCAAATTTTGGATCCGGTCGCTTGTGCGGAAACGATGAATCTTTTAGAAGCGGTCTTAAGCGAACAAGGAACGATGAAACTCCGACTCAAAGAGGAAAATTCTTTTCCGATGGGTGGTAAAACCGGAACCGTTCAATCTCCTAAAGAGGCTCGGAAAAAATGGGGATCTCGGAAGGGAGTTAGGGACGCTTGGTTTGCGGGAGTCAATCCGGACTTGGTCACCACGGTCTGGATCGGAAACGATGTCGGAGCTCCGTTTGAAGGTTCCGGTTCTGCGATCAGCGGAAATATCTGGTTTCGTTACGTGAATTATATCGCAAGCAATATCGGCTTTTCCGATACGCTGATCAAACCGTTTAACGGCGATTTTGTGAAAGTCGACGTCTGCGGAGATACGGGTTCGCTTCTTCATTCTTCCGTTCCTTGTGCTCATCCTCTCTACGGACAATACTATTACATCGGAGAACAACCCGGACCTCCTTCCGATGTGACTAACGTAACAACGGAAACGAATACTCAAGAAAATTCTCCAGCGATAGGAGATCGAAAAAATGCTCCGCCACAGCCTGAGGACGGAGACGAAGATTCCGTGGAACTCGAACTTCCTGAAGTTAAAGAAATTCCACCAAATTAG
- a CDS encoding HEAT repeat domain-containing protein, whose protein sequence is MKFRSLLILAFVVSLSSGALLAEKSTDEHIKTLSSGSDSEKYESAVALGKGKEKSAIPELINLLNRNNEPKIATAAAIALGKIAEPGDTAIALKNKIISSENGDIVYASLASLLNITTKNEKLEDSTKEAFEFADKNRRGDEYVSDFLDLIKKKLKL, encoded by the coding sequence ATGAAATTTCGTTCTCTTCTAATTCTTGCATTTGTTGTTTCTCTTTCTTCCGGAGCCCTTCTCGCGGAAAAATCGACCGACGAGCATATCAAAACACTTTCTTCCGGTTCCGACAGTGAAAAATACGAATCCGCAGTGGCTCTTGGAAAAGGAAAAGAAAAATCCGCAATTCCCGAACTCATCAATCTCCTCAATCGCAACAACGAGCCGAAAATCGCGACAGCCGCGGCGATCGCACTCGGGAAAATCGCCGAACCAGGCGACACGGCGATTGCATTAAAAAACAAAATCATCTCTTCCGAAAACGGAGATATCGTCTATGCTTCGTTAGCTTCTCTTCTCAATATCACAACGAAGAATGAAAAACTGGAAGATTCCACAAAAGAAGCATTCGAATTCGCTGACAAGAATCGCAGAGGAGACGAGTACGTTTCCGATTTCTTGGATCTTATCAAAAAGAAACTCAAACTCTAA
- a CDS encoding ABC transporter ATP-binding protein yields MNIYKRLLKYSFKYKYRLISGVVLSFLVSVLNGASLTSLIPIFDSLGTGEKTSFEISLTKKDKALIQRHEENDSLSSVESIELTLAQWKIKLNSSLKTMSHDELVLLFCFIVFPVYLLKLVFLAAAVYCINSAGYLAIRDLRAELYAKAQTLPLNHFVQEKTGILMSRIINDVEVLGKLISSDLKDAIIDFFYIITHLLLLLYLSWKMFLAVFIIVPLVMGPVSAFADKIRKATRNQQERLSSLNGHLQEVISGIRVIRAFSMEKVEADRFRELNQDLSDKTFQGHFYHQIGPSLTELFSSIVAVIFLSFGAYLMEDGTFSRGMFMAFFLTLIFLMRPFKQMSMLSNSIQSAISAGERVFELLDQETDIKNPEHPKFLKKMVKGIRFENVTFSYPGSKNPAIQEIDLDIPKGETIALVGASGAGKSTLVDLVPRLIDPQEGAIYLDDIDIRELDLSNLRKRIGIVAQQVFLFNGTIRENICYGNQGVTDEQLFAACEQAFAMEFILSFEEGFETIVGERGVMLSGGQRQRIAIARALLLNPEILILDEATSALDTESERLVQQALESLYKNRTVIIIAHRLSTVQIANRIFAMEDGRIVESGTHSELIQLDGKYKKLYDIQFAETAENV; encoded by the coding sequence ATGAACATCTATAAACGGCTCCTAAAGTATTCCTTCAAGTACAAATACAGACTGATTTCCGGGGTCGTACTTTCTTTTCTCGTTTCGGTCTTAAACGGGGCCTCCCTCACTTCTTTGATTCCGATCTTCGATTCCCTTGGAACCGGAGAAAAGACGAGTTTTGAAATTTCCCTCACAAAAAAAGACAAAGCCCTCATCCAACGTCACGAAGAGAACGATTCTTTATCAAGCGTGGAATCCATCGAACTCACACTTGCCCAATGGAAGATCAAACTCAATTCTTCTCTAAAAACCATGAGCCATGACGAGCTCGTCTTACTTTTTTGTTTTATCGTTTTTCCGGTTTATCTTCTCAAACTCGTCTTCCTTGCCGCGGCCGTCTACTGTATCAACTCGGCGGGTTATCTCGCGATTCGAGACTTAAGGGCGGAGCTATACGCAAAGGCGCAGACGCTTCCACTCAATCACTTTGTGCAGGAAAAAACCGGGATTCTTATGAGTAGAATCATCAACGACGTGGAAGTTCTCGGCAAACTGATCAGCTCCGATCTCAAAGACGCAATCATAGATTTTTTTTATATCATCACGCATTTACTTCTTCTTCTCTACTTGAGTTGGAAAATGTTTTTAGCCGTTTTTATCATCGTTCCCCTCGTGATGGGTCCGGTTTCCGCGTTCGCGGATAAAATCCGAAAAGCGACCCGCAACCAACAAGAACGTCTTTCTTCGTTAAACGGACATTTGCAGGAAGTGATCTCCGGTATTCGCGTGATTCGAGCTTTCTCCATGGAAAAAGTCGAAGCCGATCGATTTCGGGAACTCAATCAGGATCTTTCGGACAAAACCTTCCAAGGACATTTTTATCATCAGATCGGCCCTTCTCTAACGGAATTATTCAGCTCGATCGTCGCGGTGATTTTCTTGAGTTTCGGCGCTTATCTCATGGAAGACGGAACCTTCTCCAGAGGGATGTTTATGGCGTTCTTCCTAACGTTGATCTTCTTGATGAGACCGTTCAAACAGATGAGTATGCTTTCCAACTCGATTCAGAGCGCAATCTCAGCCGGAGAAAGAGTTTTTGAACTTCTGGATCAGGAAACCGATATTAAAAATCCGGAACATCCAAAATTCTTAAAGAAGATGGTGAAAGGAATCCGATTCGAAAACGTAACTTTCAGTTATCCCGGATCCAAAAATCCTGCGATTCAAGAAATCGATCTCGATATTCCGAAAGGGGAAACGATCGCGTTGGTAGGCGCATCGGGCGCGGGGAAATCCACGTTAGTCGATCTTGTTCCTCGCCTCATCGATCCGCAGGAAGGTGCGATCTATTTGGACGATATCGATATCAGAGAATTGGATCTGAGTAATCTTAGAAAAAGAATCGGAATCGTAGCGCAACAGGTGTTTCTTTTTAACGGAACGATACGGGAAAACATCTGCTACGGAAATCAAGGTGTTACGGACGAACAACTCTTCGCCGCGTGCGAACAAGCATTCGCGATGGAATTCATCCTTTCCTTCGAAGAAGGTTTTGAAACGATCGTGGGCGAAAGAGGCGTCATGCTTTCGGGCGGTCAGAGACAAAGAATCGCCATCGCAAGGGCGCTTCTTCTCAATCCGGAAATTCTGATTTTGGACGAAGCGACTTCCGCACTCGATACGGAATCGGAAAGACTCGTTCAACAAGCGCTTGAGTCTCTTTATAAGAATCGAACCGTGATCATCATCGCACACCGACTTTCCACCGTTCAGATCGCGAATCGAATCTTTGCGATGGAAGACGGAAGAATCGTAGAATCCGGAACACATTCCGAACTCATCCAATTGGACGGAAAATACAAAAAACTCTACGACATTCAATTCGCCGAAACGGCCGAAAACGTATAA
- a CDS encoding LA_0442/LA_0875 N-terminal domain-containing protein produces the protein MKKIISLSLSVFLFTNLSLGSETILLKSGDKLEGSIVSQDKESVTFKLADGNTKVYPKSAIRKISFAKIVEPTPVKKEPQVSEQEKKIKEDKELAEKQKLEDEKLKAKEEKLKKREEQLAKAKRHYLEGSFGVGGGENQSELRPFFQTVQLAGLLFSSGGQVELQSTPYRSKNHSSTTRLFYAWNRFTFEIRGTEAKGNLDVGGFQTLSYGGGSGSSSTPERATNILLGNGTTKFQKISSRIGFTPYPHPVLDLQILGGIERIWTKTSQEVDSLGGITPTGINPNRVSYRETSNPFKGYSFGIGFEWKFLERFTLQGQLLRLDMRGPSSFQSNEFRFEVAPLKFSQFGLDYQWRSTGTEVNLKFSAKIKGDVSLFVEASNLTLKNKLQSGYITENEGSGNTDPSQILLKVFAPQILIPILLDSKTVLTYVQVGANYRFNF, from the coding sequence ATGAAAAAAATTATTTCACTATCCTTATCAGTATTTCTTTTTACGAATCTATCTCTCGGTAGCGAAACGATTCTTCTTAAATCCGGAGACAAATTGGAAGGTTCGATCGTATCCCAGGACAAGGAATCCGTAACCTTCAAGCTCGCGGATGGGAACACAAAAGTGTATCCTAAGTCTGCGATCCGAAAAATTTCCTTTGCAAAGATCGTCGAACCGACTCCCGTAAAAAAAGAACCTCAGGTTTCCGAGCAGGAAAAGAAAATCAAAGAGGACAAAGAACTTGCGGAAAAACAAAAATTAGAGGACGAGAAACTCAAAGCGAAGGAAGAGAAACTTAAAAAAAGAGAAGAGCAACTCGCAAAGGCGAAACGCCATTATCTAGAAGGATCTTTTGGAGTCGGAGGCGGAGAGAATCAATCGGAACTCCGTCCATTTTTTCAGACAGTGCAACTCGCAGGACTTCTTTTTAGTAGCGGGGGTCAAGTGGAACTACAATCCACTCCGTATCGAAGCAAGAATCATAGTTCCACGACCCGCTTATTTTACGCATGGAACCGTTTTACTTTCGAGATCCGGGGAACAGAGGCAAAGGGCAATTTAGACGTCGGTGGATTCCAAACCCTTTCCTACGGAGGAGGCAGTGGTTCCTCTTCTACCCCCGAGAGAGCTACAAATATTCTTTTAGGAAACGGAACGACCAAGTTTCAGAAAATTTCTTCCAGAATCGGTTTTACTCCGTATCCGCACCCGGTGTTGGATCTTCAAATCTTGGGAGGGATTGAAAGAATCTGGACTAAAACTTCTCAGGAAGTCGACAGCCTCGGGGGTATCACCCCTACAGGGATCAATCCCAACCGAGTGAGTTATCGAGAAACGAGCAATCCGTTCAAAGGTTATAGTTTTGGAATCGGATTCGAGTGGAAATTTTTGGAACGATTCACGCTCCAAGGACAACTCCTCCGTTTGGATATGCGAGGTCCTTCCTCCTTTCAAAGCAACGAGTTTCGATTCGAAGTCGCTCCGTTGAAATTCAGCCAATTCGGTTTAGACTATCAATGGAGATCGACAGGGACGGAAGTGAATCTAAAGTTCTCCGCAAAGATCAAGGGAGACGTAAGCTTATTCGTGGAAGCAAGCAATCTAACTCTCAAAAATAAATTGCAGTCCGGTTATATAACGGAAAACGAAGGTAGCGGGAATACGGATCCCTCACAGATCTTACTCAAGGTTTTCGCGCCTCAAATTTTAATTCCGATCTTATTGGATTCGAAGACGGTCTTGACCTACGTTCAGGTGGGCGCGAACTATCGTTTTAATTTTTGA
- the lpxK gene encoding tetraacyldisaccharide 4'-kinase produces the protein MKSFTVLSLIQVLLFPIFYALSFVYRGLFLLDQKLTPKKKLPGAFVISVGNLSMGGTGKTPFSIYLAKTIHREFPDKKIVLLSRGYGSTGTKNGLRVTPQSSPREAGDEPLLLKKHLPFAEVWIGSDRYASYIRFKEELGISEETVVILDDGFQHHVLERDMDIVLLDSSKVRTERFLIPAGNLREPFSALSRADWIVFSKYEPSVERIVQNFQNKFSKGALRFSLEPDKLLSPSMKLDSTKLLYGKKVYAFTAIGNPEVFFSMIRSFHPIELVTRSYRDHHSYTMEDENELLSISKAYDFVICTEKDLVKISDPPENLKILLLESKLDKEDKLITSLKNRIK, from the coding sequence ATGAAGTCTTTTACGGTTTTATCTCTCATTCAAGTCCTATTATTTCCGATATTTTACGCCCTATCCTTTGTCTACAGAGGACTTTTTCTCCTCGATCAAAAACTCACTCCGAAAAAAAAACTCCCCGGAGCCTTTGTAATCAGCGTAGGTAATTTATCGATGGGTGGAACCGGTAAAACTCCATTCTCCATTTATCTCGCAAAAACGATTCACAGAGAATTTCCAGATAAAAAAATCGTTCTTCTTTCCAGAGGTTACGGTTCCACAGGAACCAAAAACGGCCTCAGAGTCACGCCGCAATCCAGTCCCAGAGAAGCGGGAGACGAACCCCTCCTCTTAAAAAAACATCTTCCATTTGCTGAAGTCTGGATCGGGAGCGATCGATACGCGTCCTATATTCGTTTTAAGGAAGAATTGGGAATCTCCGAAGAGACGGTCGTGATTTTGGACGACGGATTTCAACATCACGTTTTGGAAAGAGACATGGACATCGTACTTTTGGATTCGAGCAAAGTGCGAACGGAAAGGTTTTTAATCCCCGCAGGAAATCTAAGAGAACCGTTCTCCGCGCTTTCGAGAGCGGATTGGATCGTGTTTTCGAAATACGAACCTTCGGTGGAAAGAATCGTTCAAAACTTTCAGAATAAATTTTCCAAAGGAGCCTTGAGATTTTCTTTGGAACCGGACAAACTTTTATCGCCGAGTATGAAATTGGATTCCACAAAACTTTTATACGGGAAAAAAGTTTATGCGTTTACTGCGATCGGAAATCCCGAAGTATTCTTTTCGATGATCCGAAGTTTTCATCCGATCGAATTGGTCACACGATCCTATAGAGATCATCATTCGTATACGATGGAAGACGAGAATGAACTCCTTTCCATATCAAAAGCATACGACTTTGTAATCTGTACGGAAAAAGACTTAGTGAAAATTTCCGATCCTCCGGAGAATCTAAAAATTCTTCTCTTGGAAAGTAAGTTGGACAAAGAAGACAAACTCATCACATCACTTAAGAATCGAATCAAATAG
- a CDS encoding ABC transporter substrate-binding protein yields MDRFSLLNTSLPFFAGILVLSLLFSGCNRREADPEELILSIPSDPISLDPLFSTDLSSRTLGKFLYPFLFQKNSGGEEGYQLVESFRLRGTEELRSLQLTLRSHRLTNGDELSAQQVKESLDRLVNTPGPRKNQYSFLKETKVIGEKEIELKISGGLRQAIDALSLPPAAIVCCKQKDSDLLEAESFETLEKKNIESSLKAGRYVLKEWKKNNYILLEKNPFLKENLPKRIRLRILASASTGVFLFSKGRMDLMRVPNFLLKNPNLKRENLYFRKGSGVQYIAIQSKEPCFDLNFRKAINTAIDPNLVIQKLLEGNADPTFGSVPPGTISETMKKEILNKNPEIDTISSHKKNLAIEYLKQSSCYPKILEREIDFRMRGDEENSANGLALAGFLKEIGLKIKIHPMEKAILYKENAEGKGDLTLLFWYADLPGAWNFIDPLFSGKDKGNGGNRAHYENPEMEVLLSKTRKSDSLRLESETSNALQILLREYPWVFLWSPYETFLLSERAKRYSNLVEFL; encoded by the coding sequence TTGGACAGGTTTAGTCTTTTGAATACTTCTCTACCCTTTTTTGCAGGAATCCTTGTTTTGTCCCTTCTTTTTTCCGGCTGTAATCGGAGAGAAGCAGATCCGGAAGAATTGATTCTTTCCATTCCTTCGGATCCGATCAGCTTGGACCCTTTGTTTTCCACGGATTTGTCTTCAAGGACTCTCGGCAAATTCTTATATCCGTTTTTGTTTCAAAAAAACTCCGGCGGAGAGGAAGGGTATCAACTCGTGGAATCCTTTCGATTACGAGGAACGGAAGAACTTCGTTCTCTTCAACTTACACTCCGGTCACATCGCCTAACGAACGGAGATGAATTAAGTGCGCAACAAGTCAAAGAATCTTTGGATAGACTTGTAAACACTCCTGGGCCGAGAAAAAATCAATATTCTTTTTTGAAAGAGACAAAAGTGATCGGAGAAAAAGAGATCGAATTGAAGATCAGCGGTGGACTGAGACAGGCAATCGACGCCCTTTCCTTACCGCCCGCCGCGATCGTTTGCTGTAAACAGAAAGATTCCGATCTCCTCGAAGCGGAATCTTTTGAAACATTAGAAAAGAAGAATATTGAGTCCTCTCTCAAAGCCGGTCGTTACGTTTTGAAAGAATGGAAAAAAAACAATTACATCCTTTTGGAAAAAAATCCGTTCCTCAAAGAAAACCTTCCTAAAAGGATTCGTCTGAGAATTTTGGCGTCCGCTTCCACAGGCGTATTTTTATTTTCCAAAGGAAGAATGGATCTTATGCGTGTTCCCAATTTTCTACTCAAAAATCCGAATCTAAAAAGAGAGAATTTATATTTTAGAAAAGGATCGGGGGTTCAATACATCGCGATTCAATCCAAGGAACCGTGTTTTGATCTCAATTTTAGAAAAGCGATCAATACCGCGATCGATCCGAATCTTGTGATTCAAAAATTGCTCGAAGGAAATGCGGATCCAACCTTCGGTTCCGTTCCGCCGGGAACAATTTCGGAAACGATGAAAAAGGAAATCCTCAATAAGAATCCCGAGATCGATACGATCTCGAGTCATAAAAAGAATCTCGCGATCGAATATCTGAAGCAGTCTTCTTGTTACCCGAAAATTTTAGAGAGAGAAATCGATTTTAGAATGCGAGGCGACGAAGAGAACAGCGCGAACGGATTGGCCTTGGCTGGATTTCTGAAAGAGATCGGTTTAAAGATCAAGATTCATCCTATGGAAAAAGCGATTCTTTATAAAGAGAACGCGGAAGGCAAAGGAGATCTAACGTTGCTTTTCTGGTATGCCGATCTTCCAGGTGCATGGAACTTTATTGATCCCTTATTTTCCGGAAAAGACAAAGGGAACGGCGGAAATCGGGCTCACTACGAAAATCCTGAGATGGAAGTTTTACTTTCCAAAACGAGGAAATCCGATTCCTTACGTTTAGAATCGGAGACCTCGAACGCTTTGCAGATTCTTTTGAGAGAATATCCCTGGGTCTTTCTCTGGTCTCCTTACGAAACGTTTCTTCTTTCCGAAAGAGCGAAACGATATTCTAATTTGGTGGAATTTCTTTAA